CCGAAGCACTTAAAGCACAGTATCCCGATAGAAAATTGGTGGCTTGTTTAGAATTACACACTTACAGCAGTCTCAACCCCGAATTTTTAAAAGAATACCGGGGGGCTTTGGACGCGGCAGACAGTGCCGTAGTCTTTTATTCTCCACATGCCGTTATGATAAAAAATCTGGAAGAAATAAAGACAGAACAAATAGAAGCAGCATTTAAACGAGATGACCTTGTTGTATTTACAAATCCGGCCGACTTTAAAACTTATCTTTTTACGCAGGATTTTAAAGATACCTCTCTGCTATTAATGAGCAGCGGGAATTACGGAGGACTGGATTTTCAGGAAGTGAAAAAATATATAAAATAAGCTATGCCTTATACATGGCTTCAATAAATCCGGTAGCAGCGTCTCCGGATTTTTTTATGAGATGTTGTTTGGCGTTTTTACGATCCTGCTCGTATTTATCTTGTGAAAGTTTAAATTTACCCTCCCAATTGGTAATGGTGATATCAAAGGCCTGGATATAATTTACAAAGTGTTGCATTTTTATATTTTCCTTTTCCAAAATGAATTTATGATCCGGGCGCTCTAAAAACTCGGTCATGGCTATCATAGTTTCTTTGGCAGCTTCAGGGTCATTGATGAGTGTAATGGTTCCTGTTATATGAACGATAATATAATTCCAGGTAGGAAGTTGTGCGGTTGCATAAACACTGGGAGAAATATAAGCGTCGGGTCCTTTGAAAACTACGGTCACTTCGGCTCCATCCTTTAAAGTTTCCACCTGCGGATTGAATTTGTCGATATGCGCTACCAGCTTCCCACTGGTTTCGTTATAAATAATAGGAATATGAGTAACCAATGGTTTTCCATTCAATACCGAAACCAACATCCCAAATGGATAATGTTGAATTACGGTGATCATTTTTTGGATGTCATCAGTCTGGTGATAGGGCGGTGGATACATGGGAATGTAGAATGTAAAAATTTAAATGCAAAAGTAAAAAGTAAAAAGTAAATTGAAGAACGAAGAAAGTAAAATGTTGTAAAAATTATTTATAATTTCTAACAATCCATCAAACTCCAAATTGTCGTAAATGATGATCCAGATGTTTGTACTGCATTCTTCCCCATTGGTCCCTTGTAAAATAGCCGAAACCGGGATGAGGTGTCCATTCGGTACGATCTTTTTGCGATTCAAATTCGTCCAGAATACGCATCAATTGAGCCTTCTCATCATTAAAATTTCGATGTTCTTTTTCTCTCAAGAATTTCGCCGTTGGTAAATTCTTCCGCCACAATTTATCACTGTAGAGCGATTTCTTAAAAAAAACCTTTGCAAGCCAGTTGGGCTTCATGCCGTAATCAACCTTTTCGAGCATGATATTAAAAGGACCCTGACAATGATGTAGCATTTGCCCATGAGTCATTTTTCCCCATTGCCTTGGAGAAGCTTCTGCCAGATTTTCTATTCTATTCTTTATCTCAGAAAAAGCTTCGGCGTCGAATAATGATTTCATAATTGGGCGATTTAATTTGCAGTTAAGGTACAAACAAAAAATAAGTTTTTTATCTTTAGATATTCCTTACACCTCAGGTTTTCAGATCGAGTAAGGTCGAACTCCCTCCATTAAAATTTCGAAAAGATGACAAATACAACACCATCATTTTCAATTAAAAATTGGAGTGAAGATGACAGGCCCCGGGAAAAATTACTTCAAAAAGGGCGTATCGCTTTAAGCGATGCAGAACTTTTAGCCATCCTAATTAGATCGGGAAATTGTGACGAGAGTGCCGTTTCTCTTAGTCAACGGATTTTGGCCTCCGTCGCAAACAACCTTCACGAATTAGGGAAACAAAGCATCAACGATTTTATGACCTTCAAAGGAATAGGAGAAGCAAAAGCCATAACCATTGCTGCTGCCATGGAATTGGGGAGAAGGCGCAGAGGAGAAGACGCATCTCATAAAAAGAAAATAAGCTCCAGCAGCTGTGTTTTTGGGCTGATGCAGCCTATTATTGGAGAACTTCCCCATGAAGAATTTTGGATTGTTTATTTAAATAATTCGAATAAAATATTACAAACCACACAATTAAGTAAGGGAGGGATTACCGGAACTCTTGTAGATGTGAGATTGGCCTTCAAAAGCGCACTACAAATAGGAGCCGTTGCAATAGTATTGGCACACAACCATCCATCGGGAACTTTGGTGCCAAGCCAGGCAGATAAGGATCTTACCTATAAATTAAAAATTGCAGGAGAAAGCCTCGATATAAAAGTATTGGACCATCTCATAATAACCGAAAAAGCGTATTTTAGCTTTGCAGACGAAAATCTCCTTTAATTCCTTATGCTTTTAATATACACTCAGAAAATAACGCCTAGGATTACCTATATTTTTAAGCATGTCTGTACGCGTATCCTGGGGATAGAAGTTACTTTTACTTTAACCCTCGAAGAATTTATTTCATACGAGGGCCCTAAACTGTCGTATGGCAAGCAACCCTTAGGAAACGAATTATTTATACAAAGTAACGGACTCCTCACGCAGCAGGGTTTTGAAAGCGAAACCATCCTTGTGAAAGAGTGGGAAGAAACAAAATGTTTTTTCGCCACCTCCGAGAAAAGTATGTTGCCGTTCGATATTTTTGCGGCCGGATTTTATTTACTCAGCAGGTACGAGGAATACCTTCCTCATGTAAAAGATGCACTCGGCCATTTTCCTGCAAGTGAAAGCCTCGGATTTATGCATAACTTTTTGCATCAGCCGGTTATAGATATCTGGGCCTATAAGTTTAAAACTATATTGGTCAATAGCTTTCCACACTTGTTATTTCCAAAAAAAGAAATGACAATCCACTCTGTGATAAACGCAGGTGAGCCTTACGCGTTTAGACAACGTGGCGCCCTTCGCTCCTTGGTAGGGTATTCGAAAGATTTTTCGAAGTTCCGCTTTAGAAGAATGGTCGAGCGCACCGCAGTGATTTCAGGAACCAGATCCGACCCCTTCGATACCTTTCAATGGATTATCAATGCGACAAAGAAAAGTCGGAATAAACTATCTGTTTTCTTTATGCTGGGAGACGCATTGGTATTCGACGAAAGTATTAATTCCAACAGACAAAAATTTAAATTGTTGCTGAAATATGTAGCCGATTATAAGGATGTCGGACTTATTTTCTCTTACAGTTCCTTACCGGAATACGATTCATTGAAAAAGGAAAAACTGCGTATGCAGGATATCATAAACCGCGATGTAAAACATTCATTTAATTCTCAGTTTCTGGTTAATTTACCCGAAACCTATAGAAATCTTGTAGAATTGGAGATAAAGAGTGATTTTACCATGGTCTATGAGAATACGCCGGGCTTTAGAGCCGGAACCTGTACTCCGTTTTTATTTTACGACCTGGATTACGAGATAAAAACCCCGTTAATTATTCATCCGGTTGTTGTGACAACTTCTGCGTTTAAAAGTCGTTATGCTTCCGATATCTCCAAAACCGTTGCTCAGTTAATGATTGCGGTAGAACAGGTAAACGGCACTTTTTCAATGTTGTTTTCTAACAGAGATTTTTCACCCTTACCGGCAAATGATGTTTGGCGCAGCTTGTTTTCCGAAAAATTACACCCAAATGAATAAGGCCAAAATAACCGATATATTTTTTGATTTAGATCATACACTTTGGGATTTCGACAGAAACTCCATGCTTGCATTTCAACGAGTTTTTCTGAAGCACAATATAAATTTGGATCTCACCGGTTTTATCAAGGCCTACGAACCTATTAATTTTGCATACTGGAAATTGTTTAGGGAAGAACGAGTGACAAAGGAAGAGTTGCGGAGAGGAAGACTTATAGAAGCTTTTACACATTTTAAGATGGAATTCCCTTTGGATGAAATCGATTTGCTGGCCGAATCCTATATCGATGAGTTGCCAATAGACAATCATCTTTTTGAAGGCACAATAGAGGTTCTAGAATATTTATCTGAAAAATATATATTACACATTATTACCAACGGATTTCACGAAGTTCAGAATTTAAAACTCAGGAATAGCGGCATCTCCAACTATTTTAAGACAATTACTACTTCGGAGGAGGTAGGGTTAAAGAAGCCTAATCCTGTTATATTCAAAAAGGCAATGGAAAAGGCGTCTGTAACACCCAAGCAAAGTTTAATGATTGGAGATACCTTTGAAGCCGATATTTTGGGAGCGGAAGCGGTAGGGATGCACACACTTTTTTATAACTACCGAAACGACGAAGTTCCTTCAAAATATAGGGTTGTTTATAATTTGCCTGATATTAAAAAGCATTTGTAATCATAATATTAACGTATAAGCTGCGTTAATTACACTAACAATCCCCTAATCATGAAGAAAAACCTAACAATGCCCTTTGTGGTGGTTTTTACAAGCCTACTGTTTCTCTCCTGCATAAAAGATACCGATTTTGATCAGGCAGAAGATATTGCTCTAACCCCCGTTGTAGAATTAGATTTAATTCACTTTAATGTAGTCGCAGGCGATTTTTTCGACACCATAAGCAATACTCCAAGACTCACCGTTCGGGATACTACTGAAATTCGTTTTCTCGATGATGCACAAATTCAGGAAAGTTTGTTGCGGGCCGAGTTTTATTTCAAGTTTACCAATAGTATTTCCAGAGATTTTTTAGTCGATTTTCAGTTTTTAAACGAAGGAAACGACACCACCTACACTACCCAAACGGCTGTAAACCAAGGAACGATTGAAAGTCCGGTAATCACCGAATTTGTTGAAAATGTAGAAGGAGATGAAATTTTACAGCTTACCCAAGCCTCAAAAGTAGTGGTTTCTGTTACCATCCCTTCCTCCAATGAAACACTCGAGGGAGCCCTGAATCTGCAATCTAAAACCACTTACTACCTGGAATTTTAATACCATGCGAAATCTGTTATTAACTATACTTGCCCTCTGGGGATCGACAACTATTGCTCAAAATAAGCAGCTTATTTACGGGGTAGAAGAAATTCCACAAGCCTTATTGCTCAATCCGGGGAGTAAAGTCCCTCAAAAAATGCATTTCGGTGTCCCTTTTCTGTCACAATTGCATTTAAACATAGGATCTTCAGGCGTTTCTGCCTATGATATTTTTGGTCAGTCCAATGTAGATATTAATACACGAATTCGGAATAAGATTTTTGAAATGAAGAACACCGATTTCTTCACAGCTACCCAGCAACTGGAATTAATTAATTTTGGATGGAGGGCAAAAAATGAAATATATTTCTCGGGAGGATTGTATCAGGAATTCGATTTTATTTTCTATTTCCCCAGAGATTTGGCAATCTTAGCATGGGAAGGAAACCGTGACTATCTGGATTACGAATTCGATCTTGGAGAATTGAACACCACCGGAGATTTGATGACAGTGTATCATTTTGGAGCGAACAAGCAAATTACCAAAAAACTTACCGTAGGACTTCGTGCAAAATTATATTCCAGTATGTTTAGCTACCGAAGCACAAACAACAGCGGAACATTTGTCACGCGATTGGGGGATGGTACAGTGAATATTTATGAGCATACTGTTCAAAATGCCAATGTGACCGTTGAGACCTCGGGCTATGCTTCCTTACGGGAATTAGATGGAGCCTCACAGGTGACAAGCGAAATATTGGGAAGGGCGTTTTTTGGAGGAAACTTAGGAATAGGAGTTGACCTGGGAGCAACCTACGATATTAATAACAATTGGACTGTAAGCGGTAGTTTACTGGATCTAGGAGCTGTTTTTCATTCCAAAGACGTAGAAACCTATCAAGCCACAGGCACCTATACTTTAAATGGTATTGAGCTTATTTTCCCTCCCTTAAGTGATGGAGAATCCACTTTTCCGTATTACGATAATCTTGAAGACGAAATTGAACGAGAAATCCCAATCGATACATTACACAACGGCTATACGCAAATGCGTCCTTTAAAAGTAAATGGCGGACTCACCTATAAATTTGGTAAGGCTGTAGGTCGGGGAGGAGATTGCGACTGTAGAAACGGAGGCGGGGGTGTAGACCGTAACCAGTCTGTTGGACTTCAGGTGTACAGTATTTTCAGACCAAAATTACCACAAACAGCAGGAACATTATTTTATTACAGACGCTTGACCGAATTTGTTTCAGCGAAAGCCACCTACACGGTAGATCCTTATTCCTATTCAAATGTAGGGTTGGGAGTTACCGCAGATATTGGAAAATTTAATTTTTATGTTGCGGCCGATAATTTGCTTCGCTACGGAAATCTGGCAAAAGCAAAAAGTGTATCTTTACAATTGGGTCTTAACATAAAAATTGACGAAGAATGAAAAAGATATTTATCGTAATTTTTCTTTTATTTAGCATATACACAGAAGGTTTTTCTCAAAAAAGCTTGAACGATTACAGCTACGTGGTTGTGCCGGATCAGTTTGAATTTTTAAATGAAAAGGATAAATATCAACTCAATTCCATCACAAAATTTTTATTCAATAAACATGGTTTTCATGCGTTTTTTATGAGTGAAGTCCCCGATGCCAAGCGTTGTGATGGTTTGTATGCCGATTTAGACAGAGGTAATTCTTTTTTAAAAACGAAATTCAGTATTGTGCTGCGTGATTGTGACGGTCTTGAAATATACCGAAGCCCGGAAGGTGTCAGTAAGTTTAAAGAATTCAAAAAAGCCTATCAGGATGCAGTGCGAAAGGCATTTAAGGGTATAGAAGCACTCGGTGTTCAGCAAAAGGAAATCGTATATTTTAACTCCGAAGCTACATCAGAAGAGAGCGTGAAAATAGCACCAGTAAAGAAAGAAGTAATAGAAACTGCTGAAATCCCCATAACAGTTGAAAAGGAAAGTCGTGTCAATGCTGAAGTTTTGCAAAAATCGAATTTGCCTCAAACCAAATTTTCAAGTTATTCCTTTAAAGGAAAATCATTTTTACTTCGTAAAACTCCTGAAGGCTATTCTCTGTACGAAGAATCTACTACCACTTCGGATGGGTTATTACTCCTGGGAAAAATTGAAATTCAAAATGCATCGAAAGTATTTTTCACAGACACTTCAGAAAATATTTATAAAGCGTCTTTTGATGCCTCTCAAAACCTGACCATTCAGAAACAAGAAAGCTCGGAAGTATATACTATCGTTCGCTAAAAATCATACTTATCACTCCAAAGTTTCTGCAAGTAATTTTTTAGGTTACTTTCTTTGGGGTTGTTACCCGGTTTGTAGAATGTGGTTCCTTTAATCTCTTCGGGAAGAAATTCGTGCGGCACAAAATTACCTTCATAATTATGGGCATATTCATATTCTGCTCCATAGCCCAATTCCTTCATCAGTTTAGTAGGTGCGTTGCGTATAGAGAGCGGTACCGATAAATCGCCCGTTTGCCTGACAATTTGCTGCGCTTCTTTGATGGCAGTATAGGAAGCATTGCTTTTTGGAGAAGTTGCCAGATAAATGGCACACTGACTTAAAATGATACGTGCTTCAGGATAACCAATGGTATTCACAGCCTGAAATGTGTTGTTTGCTAATACTAGAGCAGTAGGGTTGGCATTCCCAATATCTTCAGAAGCTAATATGACCAGTCTGCGCGCAATAAATTTTACGTCTTCGCCACCTTCAATCATACGAGCGAGCCAATAAACAGCTGCGTTAGGATCACTCCCGCGAATCGATTTTATAAACGCCGAAACAATGTCGTAATGCTGTTCTCCGGTTTTGTCGTACAGGACGGTATTCTTTTGTACTTTTTGCTGCACTAGTGCATTGGTAACTGTAATAGTCTCCTTTTCTTCAGAAAGCACTACCAACTCCAAAATATTCAATAATTTTCGGGCATCCCCTCCCGAAAGGCGTATAATAGCTTCCGTTTCCTTGAGGTTTACCTTTTTTCGGCTAAGTACAGCGTCTTTTTCAATTGCACGGCTTAAAAGCGCTTCTAAATCGGTTTTACTAAAGGCTTTCAAAACATATACCTGACAGCGGGAGAGCAAAGCAGGAATCACCTCAAAACTGGGATTCTCTGTGGTAGCACCTATTAATGTAATCCAACCTTTTTCGACTGCGCCCAATAAGGAATCTTGCTGTGATTTGCTAAACCTATGAATCTCATCGATAAATAGAATAGGGTTTTTTGTTGAAAATAGCGTGTCACTTTTTTTAGCGCGCTCAATTACCTCACGCACGGCAGCCACCCCGCTGTCAACAGCGCTAAGTGTATAAAAAGGCCTTCCGGACTCCAAAGCGATAATATGGGCCAAAGTTGTCTTCCCTGTTCCCGGAGGTCCCCAAAGAATCATGGAAGAAATACTGCCGGAAGTAAGTTGGGATGTTAAGGCACCATTAGACCCAACCAGATGTTGCTGACTCAAATAGTCTGCCATCGTGGTAGGTCGAATACGTTCTGCTAAGGGTGCGCTCATAAGAGCATAAAATTACACTTTTTAACCTTTCGGTCTACTGACAATTTATCATACATTTACCTTTGGGACTACTTTTTGAATAGGAACCTGTATGTCAAAAAACAAAGCACTATATTTTTCAACCGAGGTTATTGGGTATCCCTTATTGTTTGTGATGCTCATGTGGGTCTTTTTTTGGGCCGAAATTCGTTTTGGATGGAATTTAAATTTTCTGGGAATTTATCCTCAGAAAATTGAAGGTCTTCAGGGGATTGTATTGGGGCCCTTTATTCATTCCAGTTTAAAGCATCTTTTTAATAATTCGGTCCCCATGCTGGTATTGACCACAGCATTATTTTACTTTTACCGAAGTATTCGCTGGAAGGTGCTGTTATTGGGGCTTTTGTTTACAGGAATATTAACCTGGCTTATAGGCAGACCTGCCTTGCATATAGGAGCCAGCGGAGTAGTGTATATGTTGGCCGCTTTTTTATGTTTTAAAGGGATCTTTTCAAAGCAATACCAATTGACTGCATTGGCGTTTGTGGTGGTGTTTTTATACGGGAGTCTGTTGTGGTATCTTTTTCCAATAGATCCGAAAATTTCATGGGAAGGACATTTATCTGGTTTTGTAGTTGGTTTGTTATTTGCGTTTATTTTTAGGTCCAATCCCATTGAAAATAAAAAGTACATATGGGAGCAAGAGGATTACGAACCGGATAATGACCCGTTTTTAAAACATTTTGATGAGGATGGCAATTTTATAGAAAAACTTCCGGAGACTGAAACTACAGAGGAAATACCTAAAGTTAGAATTACCTATACCTATAAGAAAGAGGGACTAAATGAAGATGAAAATACCTTATAGCTGTTGTTGACGCACTACTTCATACAAAAAAGCACCACATGCAACCGATACATTCAGTGAGTTTATTTCACCAAGTAGGGGAAGGGCTGCTTTTTCATCAACGAGATTTAATACCGAGGTAGATACACCTTTTCCTTCAGAGCCCAATATAAACGCAAGCGGTTTCTTTAGATCTAAATCAAAGACATTTTTTTTTGCTTTTTCGGTGGCGGCAACAATGCTAATTCCCGATCCCTGAAGATAAAACAGAGCATCCTTAATATGATCTACTTTACAAATTGGAATTTTAAA
This genomic stretch from Ulvibacter sp. MAR_2010_11 harbors:
- a CDS encoding FMN-binding negative transcriptional regulator — translated: MYPPPYHQTDDIQKMITVIQHYPFGMLVSVLNGKPLVTHIPIIYNETSGKLVAHIDKFNPQVETLKDGAEVTVVFKGPDAYISPSVYATAQLPTWNYIIVHITGTITLINDPEAAKETMIAMTEFLERPDHKFILEKENIKMQHFVNYIQAFDITITNWEGKFKLSQDKYEQDRKNAKQHLIKKSGDAATGFIEAMYKA
- a CDS encoding DUF1569 domain-containing protein, giving the protein MKSLFDAEAFSEIKNRIENLAEASPRQWGKMTHGQMLHHCQGPFNIMLEKVDYGMKPNWLAKVFFKKSLYSDKLWRKNLPTAKFLREKEHRNFNDEKAQLMRILDEFESQKDRTEWTPHPGFGYFTRDQWGRMQYKHLDHHLRQFGV
- the radC gene encoding DNA repair protein RadC translates to MTNTTPSFSIKNWSEDDRPREKLLQKGRIALSDAELLAILIRSGNCDESAVSLSQRILASVANNLHELGKQSINDFMTFKGIGEAKAITIAAAMELGRRRRGEDASHKKKISSSSCVFGLMQPIIGELPHEEFWIVYLNNSNKILQTTQLSKGGITGTLVDVRLAFKSALQIGAVAIVLAHNHPSGTLVPSQADKDLTYKLKIAGESLDIKVLDHLIITEKAYFSFADENLL
- a CDS encoding polysaccharide deacetylase family protein, with amino-acid sequence MLLIYTQKITPRITYIFKHVCTRILGIEVTFTLTLEEFISYEGPKLSYGKQPLGNELFIQSNGLLTQQGFESETILVKEWEETKCFFATSEKSMLPFDIFAAGFYLLSRYEEYLPHVKDALGHFPASESLGFMHNFLHQPVIDIWAYKFKTILVNSFPHLLFPKKEMTIHSVINAGEPYAFRQRGALRSLVGYSKDFSKFRFRRMVERTAVISGTRSDPFDTFQWIINATKKSRNKLSVFFMLGDALVFDESINSNRQKFKLLLKYVADYKDVGLIFSYSSLPEYDSLKKEKLRMQDIINRDVKHSFNSQFLVNLPETYRNLVELEIKSDFTMVYENTPGFRAGTCTPFLFYDLDYEIKTPLIIHPVVVTTSAFKSRYASDISKTVAQLMIAVEQVNGTFSMLFSNRDFSPLPANDVWRSLFSEKLHPNE
- a CDS encoding YjjG family noncanonical pyrimidine nucleotidase, coding for MNKAKITDIFFDLDHTLWDFDRNSMLAFQRVFLKHNINLDLTGFIKAYEPINFAYWKLFREERVTKEELRRGRLIEAFTHFKMEFPLDEIDLLAESYIDELPIDNHLFEGTIEVLEYLSEKYILHIITNGFHEVQNLKLRNSGISNYFKTITTSEEVGLKKPNPVIFKKAMEKASVTPKQSLMIGDTFEADILGAEAVGMHTLFYNYRNDEVPSKYRVVYNLPDIKKHL
- a CDS encoding DUF5723 family protein, which gives rise to MRNLLLTILALWGSTTIAQNKQLIYGVEEIPQALLLNPGSKVPQKMHFGVPFLSQLHLNIGSSGVSAYDIFGQSNVDINTRIRNKIFEMKNTDFFTATQQLELINFGWRAKNEIYFSGGLYQEFDFIFYFPRDLAILAWEGNRDYLDYEFDLGELNTTGDLMTVYHFGANKQITKKLTVGLRAKLYSSMFSYRSTNNSGTFVTRLGDGTVNIYEHTVQNANVTVETSGYASLRELDGASQVTSEILGRAFFGGNLGIGVDLGATYDINNNWTVSGSLLDLGAVFHSKDVETYQATGTYTLNGIELIFPPLSDGESTFPYYDNLEDEIEREIPIDTLHNGYTQMRPLKVNGGLTYKFGKAVGRGGDCDCRNGGGGVDRNQSVGLQVYSIFRPKLPQTAGTLFYYRRLTEFVSAKATYTVDPYSYSNVGLGVTADIGKFNFYVAADNLLRYGNLAKAKSVSLQLGLNIKIDEE
- a CDS encoding replication-associated recombination protein A, producing MSAPLAERIRPTTMADYLSQQHLVGSNGALTSQLTSGSISSMILWGPPGTGKTTLAHIIALESGRPFYTLSAVDSGVAAVREVIERAKKSDTLFSTKNPILFIDEIHRFSKSQQDSLLGAVEKGWITLIGATTENPSFEVIPALLSRCQVYVLKAFSKTDLEALLSRAIEKDAVLSRKKVNLKETEAIIRLSGGDARKLLNILELVVLSEEKETITVTNALVQQKVQKNTVLYDKTGEQHYDIVSAFIKSIRGSDPNAAVYWLARMIEGGEDVKFIARRLVILASEDIGNANPTALVLANNTFQAVNTIGYPEARIILSQCAIYLATSPKSNASYTAIKEAQQIVRQTGDLSVPLSIRNAPTKLMKELGYGAEYEYAHNYEGNFVPHEFLPEEIKGTTFYKPGNNPKESNLKNYLQKLWSDKYDF
- a CDS encoding rhomboid family intramembrane serine protease; protein product: MSKNKALYFSTEVIGYPLLFVMLMWVFFWAEIRFGWNLNFLGIYPQKIEGLQGIVLGPFIHSSLKHLFNNSVPMLVLTTALFYFYRSIRWKVLLLGLLFTGILTWLIGRPALHIGASGVVYMLAAFLCFKGIFSKQYQLTALAFVVVFLYGSLLWYLFPIDPKISWEGHLSGFVVGLLFAFIFRSNPIENKKYIWEQEDYEPDNDPFLKHFDEDGNFIEKLPETETTEEIPKVRITYTYKKEGLNEDENTL